The following proteins are co-located in the Perca fluviatilis chromosome 22, GENO_Pfluv_1.0, whole genome shotgun sequence genome:
- the map3k8 gene encoding mitogen-activated protein kinase kinase kinase 8 isoform X1, with protein MDYKYGNGVELLLAHMNIEDIINAAETLYQLEEEEEGGLSFEEEGLSQEEMDENEEAGDSVGLGSQQKDYADGVGGVRYGAVTDLLSFVNQLSNMQPAALQHLTEETGILLNKKAMAVKKGRYQINMDVLLFPWKLTYKDHGSSLVPKGSFGKVHLAQDTTTRKRMACKLIPMEHFKAADVEFQARFRHENIAELYGAVLWDQSVHLFMEAGEGGSVLEKLDSCGPMREFEIIWVTQQVLRGLEYLHSHNVIHHDIKPSNIVLMSDKAVLVDFGLTVQMTEDIYIPSDFRGTEMYMSPEVVLCRGHNTKTDIYSLGTTIIHMQTGSPPWVQRYPRTAYPSYLYIIHKQAPPLEDIADDCSPAMRSFLERALEKNPALRSSASELLKDEAINPPREDQPRCWSLDSALEEATHTMLRQQSQHHDTTQDSSLYSEDSGHMKRKGSLYIDLGALSGYCKLVTGPPTSEYG; from the exons ATGGATTACAAATACGGTAACGGAGTAGAACTGCTGTTGGCTCACATGAACATAGAAGACATCATCAACGCTGCAGAGACTCTGTATCAGcttgaggaagaggaggaaggaggctTGTCATTCGAAGAGGAAGGTCTCTCCCAGGAGGAGATGGACGAGAACGAGGAGGCGGGGGACTCGGTGGGCTTGGGGAGTCAGCAGAAGGACTACGCCGATGGGGTTGGTGGTGTTCGGTACGGGGCGGTGACAGACCTCCTGTCCTTTGTCAACCAGCTCTCCAACATGCAGCCAGCAGCCCTGCAGCACCTGACGGAGGAGACGGGCATTCTGCTGAACAAG AAGGCCATGGCTGTGAAAAAAGGCCGCTACCAGATCAACATGGATGTGCTCCTGTTTCCATGGAAATTGACCTACAAGGATCACGGCTCTAGCCTTGTGCCCAAGGGCTCATTTGGGAAAGTCCACTTGGCTCAGGACACCACCACCAGAAAGAGAATGGCTTGCAAACTG ATCCCCATGGAGCACTTTAAAGCAGCCGACGTGGAGTTCCAGGCCCGGTTCCGCCACGAGAACATCGCCGAGCTTTACGGCGCTGTGCTCTGGGACCAGAGCGTTCACCTGTTCATGGAGGCCGGAGAGGGCGGCTCGGTCCTGGAGAAGCTGGACAGCTGTGGGCCCATGAGGGAGTTCGAGATCATCTGGGTGACCCAGCAAGTCCTGCGGGGCTTGGAGTACCTGCACTCACACAACGTCATCCACCACGACATCAAAC CCAGTAACATTGTCCTGATGTCAGACAAGGCAGTGTTGGTGGACTTTGGCCTGACGGTGCAGATGACAGAGGATATATACATTCCCAGCGACTTTAGAGGAACAGAG ATGTATATGAGTCCAGAGGTGGTTCTGTGTCGAGGACATAACACCAAGACAGACATCTACAGCCTGGGTACTACCATCATTCACATGCAGACTGGAAGCCCTCCATGGGTCCAGAGATACCCACGCACTGCATACCCTTCCTACCTCTACATT ATCCATAAGCAAGCCCCCCCTCTTGAGGACATAGCTGATGACTGCAGCCCGGCCATGCGCTCCTTCCTGGAAAGAGCCCTGGAGAAGAACCCTGCCCTGCGGAGCTCGGCGTCCGAGCTGCTGAAGGACGAGGCCATCAACCCGCCTAGGGAGGATCAACCACGCTGCTGGAGCCTTGACTCGGCCCTGGAGGaggccacacacacaatgttacGGCAGCAGAGCCAGCACCATGACACCACACAGG aTTCTTCTCTGTACTCTGAGGACTCTGGCCACATGAAGAGGAAGGGCTCCTTGTATATTGACCTAGGGGCCTTGTCAGGTTACTGTAAACTGGTGACAGGGCCCCCCACCTCAGAATATGGCTAG
- the map3k8 gene encoding mitogen-activated protein kinase kinase kinase 8 isoform X2, protein MDYKYGNGVELLLAHMNIEDIINAAETLYQLEEEEEGGLSFEEEGLSQEEMDENEEAGDSVGLGSQQKDYADGVGGVRYGAVTDLLSFVNQLSNMQPAALQHLTEETGILLNKAMAVKKGRYQINMDVLLFPWKLTYKDHGSSLVPKGSFGKVHLAQDTTTRKRMACKLIPMEHFKAADVEFQARFRHENIAELYGAVLWDQSVHLFMEAGEGGSVLEKLDSCGPMREFEIIWVTQQVLRGLEYLHSHNVIHHDIKPSNIVLMSDKAVLVDFGLTVQMTEDIYIPSDFRGTEMYMSPEVVLCRGHNTKTDIYSLGTTIIHMQTGSPPWVQRYPRTAYPSYLYIIHKQAPPLEDIADDCSPAMRSFLERALEKNPALRSSASELLKDEAINPPREDQPRCWSLDSALEEATHTMLRQQSQHHDTTQDSSLYSEDSGHMKRKGSLYIDLGALSGYCKLVTGPPTSEYG, encoded by the exons ATGGATTACAAATACGGTAACGGAGTAGAACTGCTGTTGGCTCACATGAACATAGAAGACATCATCAACGCTGCAGAGACTCTGTATCAGcttgaggaagaggaggaaggaggctTGTCATTCGAAGAGGAAGGTCTCTCCCAGGAGGAGATGGACGAGAACGAGGAGGCGGGGGACTCGGTGGGCTTGGGGAGTCAGCAGAAGGACTACGCCGATGGGGTTGGTGGTGTTCGGTACGGGGCGGTGACAGACCTCCTGTCCTTTGTCAACCAGCTCTCCAACATGCAGCCAGCAGCCCTGCAGCACCTGACGGAGGAGACGGGCATTCTGCTGAACAAG GCCATGGCTGTGAAAAAAGGCCGCTACCAGATCAACATGGATGTGCTCCTGTTTCCATGGAAATTGACCTACAAGGATCACGGCTCTAGCCTTGTGCCCAAGGGCTCATTTGGGAAAGTCCACTTGGCTCAGGACACCACCACCAGAAAGAGAATGGCTTGCAAACTG ATCCCCATGGAGCACTTTAAAGCAGCCGACGTGGAGTTCCAGGCCCGGTTCCGCCACGAGAACATCGCCGAGCTTTACGGCGCTGTGCTCTGGGACCAGAGCGTTCACCTGTTCATGGAGGCCGGAGAGGGCGGCTCGGTCCTGGAGAAGCTGGACAGCTGTGGGCCCATGAGGGAGTTCGAGATCATCTGGGTGACCCAGCAAGTCCTGCGGGGCTTGGAGTACCTGCACTCACACAACGTCATCCACCACGACATCAAAC CCAGTAACATTGTCCTGATGTCAGACAAGGCAGTGTTGGTGGACTTTGGCCTGACGGTGCAGATGACAGAGGATATATACATTCCCAGCGACTTTAGAGGAACAGAG ATGTATATGAGTCCAGAGGTGGTTCTGTGTCGAGGACATAACACCAAGACAGACATCTACAGCCTGGGTACTACCATCATTCACATGCAGACTGGAAGCCCTCCATGGGTCCAGAGATACCCACGCACTGCATACCCTTCCTACCTCTACATT ATCCATAAGCAAGCCCCCCCTCTTGAGGACATAGCTGATGACTGCAGCCCGGCCATGCGCTCCTTCCTGGAAAGAGCCCTGGAGAAGAACCCTGCCCTGCGGAGCTCGGCGTCCGAGCTGCTGAAGGACGAGGCCATCAACCCGCCTAGGGAGGATCAACCACGCTGCTGGAGCCTTGACTCGGCCCTGGAGGaggccacacacacaatgttacGGCAGCAGAGCCAGCACCATGACACCACACAGG aTTCTTCTCTGTACTCTGAGGACTCTGGCCACATGAAGAGGAAGGGCTCCTTGTATATTGACCTAGGGGCCTTGTCAGGTTACTGTAAACTGGTGACAGGGCCCCCCACCTCAGAATATGGCTAG